The following nucleotide sequence is from Acidobacteriota bacterium.
GTCCGCCTGCTGTTCGAGCAGGGCCTCGCGGACGCCGTGAATGCTGATGCGCCGGTACTCCCCGGAAACCGTGGTCAGCAGGGCGACGACGTTGTATGCGTTGGTGTTGCGCAGCTCGTGCAGCGCGACGGCGCTATCTTTCCCGCCGCTCCAGGACATCACAATCGGCAGCTTCATGACGTCCCATAGTCTAGCGCGCCGCGTCGCCGCCCGTGCCGAGTGTGCCCGTGTCGATGCCGGCGCGCTTCAGCAGGGCTTCGAACCCGCTCTTGTCCACGCTCTTCGCGTGAGCTTCCTCAGGCGCCACGAGTTTTTCGCGACGAGGTCCATCAAGGCGTCGTAGAGCCCGTCGAGCCCGACTAGCGTGCCGCGCCACTGCTGGCGAAGAGCCCCGGATAGCGGCCCGGCTGCGAGCGCAGGTACTGGTTGGGCGCCTTCACCGTGCCGCCCAGATGCGCGGCCGCATGCCACGGCCAGCGCGGGTCGTACAGGATGGCGCGGGCGATGGCGACGAAATCCGCGTCGCCAGTTCCGATGATGGCCTCCGCCTGCTCGAACTCCGTGATGAGCCCGACGGCGACGACCGGAAGCGTGGTCGCCTCCTTCACCGCTCGGGCGAGAGGCACCTGGTAGCCGGGTCCGACCGGTACCCGCTGCGCCGGCGTGAGGCCGCCGCTCGACACGTGGATGGCGCTGCACCCTCGCTGCTCGAGCGCGCGTGCGAACGCGATCGTCTGCTCGATGTCCCACCCTCCCGGCGCCCAGTCAGTGCCGGATACGCGCACCGCCACCGGCCGTTCGTCCGGGAACGCGGCGCGGACGGCGTCGAACACCTCGAGGGGAAAGCGCATGCGATTCTCGAGGCTGCCGCCATATTCGTCTTCACGACGATTCGACAACGGCGAGAGGAACTCGTGAAGCAGGTACCCATGCGCGGCGTGCACCTGCACCGCATCCAGACCCAGCCGCCCCGCCCGCTCGGCTGCGCTCGCAAAGGCGTCTCGAATTCTCTTCAACCCCCGCGCGTCGAGTGCTTCCGGCGGATTCTCTCCTTGCG
It contains:
- a CDS encoding NADH:flavin oxidoreductase/NADH oxidase, producing the protein MSNPRLFTPFRVAGLELRNRIVIAPMCQYSADEGRATDWHVIHLGHLALSGAALLTIEATAVVPEGRISPRDLGLWSDETESALARTLESVRRWSDIPIAIQLAHAGRKGSTRAPWEGSAQIPPHEPSGWQTVAPSSIPFAQGENPPEALDARGLKRIRDAFASAAERAGRLGLDAVQVHAAHGYLLHEFLSPLSNRREDEYGGSLENRMRFPLEVFDAVRAAFPDERPVAVRVSGTDWAPGGWDIEQTIAFARALEQRGCSAIHVSSGGLTPAQRVPVGPGYQVPLARAVKEATTLPVVAVGLITEFEQAEAIIGTGDADFVAIARAILYDPRWPWHAAAHLGGTVKAPNQYLRSQPGRYPGLFASSGAAR